A genomic region of Pseudomonas frederiksbergensis contains the following coding sequences:
- a CDS encoding glutamine synthetase family protein — MSNNLDQLTDWLKDHKITEVECMIGDLTGITRGKISPTNKFIAEKGMRLPESVLLQTVTGDYVEDDIYYELLDPADIDMICRPDSNAVFLVPWAIEPTAQVIHDTYDKQGNPIELSPRNVLKKVLKLYSDKGWQPIVAPEMEFYLTKRCEDPDFPLQPPIGRSGRPETGRQSFSIEAANEFDPLFEDVYDWCELQELDLDTLIHEDGTAQMEINFRHGDALSLADQILVFKRTMREAALKHNVAATFMAKPMTGEPGSAMHLHQSIIDIETGKNVFSNEDGTMSELFLHHIGGLQKFIPELLPLFAPNVNSFRRFLPDTSAPVNVEWGEENRTVGLRVPDAGPQNRRVENRLPGADANPYLAIAASLLCGYIGMVEGITPSAPVVGRGYERRNLRLPLTIEDALERMEHSATIEKYLGKKFITGYVAVKRAEHENFKRVISSWEREFLLFAV, encoded by the coding sequence ATGAGTAACAACCTCGACCAGCTCACCGATTGGTTGAAAGACCACAAGATCACAGAAGTCGAATGCATGATTGGCGACCTGACCGGGATCACCCGCGGCAAGATCTCGCCAACCAACAAGTTCATTGCCGAAAAAGGCATGCGCCTGCCCGAGAGTGTGCTGTTGCAGACAGTGACGGGCGACTACGTCGAAGACGACATCTATTACGAACTGCTCGACCCGGCCGACATCGACATGATCTGCCGCCCGGACTCGAACGCTGTGTTCCTGGTGCCGTGGGCCATCGAGCCCACCGCGCAGGTGATTCACGACACCTACGACAAGCAGGGCAACCCGATCGAGCTGTCGCCGCGCAACGTGCTCAAGAAGGTTCTGAAACTCTATTCCGACAAGGGCTGGCAGCCGATCGTGGCGCCGGAGATGGAGTTCTACCTGACCAAGCGTTGCGAAGACCCGGACTTCCCGTTGCAGCCGCCGATTGGCCGCTCCGGTCGCCCGGAAACCGGCCGTCAGTCGTTCTCTATTGAAGCGGCCAACGAATTCGACCCGCTGTTTGAAGACGTCTACGACTGGTGCGAACTGCAAGAGCTGGATCTGGACACGCTGATCCACGAAGACGGCACGGCGCAGATGGAAATCAACTTCCGTCACGGCGACGCGCTGTCCCTGGCCGACCAGATTCTGGTGTTCAAACGCACCATGCGCGAAGCGGCGCTCAAGCACAATGTGGCCGCAACCTTCATGGCCAAGCCGATGACCGGCGAGCCGGGCAGTGCGATGCACTTGCACCAGAGCATCATCGACATCGAAACAGGCAAGAACGTCTTCTCTAATGAAGACGGGACCATGAGCGAGCTGTTTCTGCACCACATCGGTGGCTTGCAGAAGTTCATCCCCGAGCTGTTGCCGCTGTTCGCACCCAACGTCAACTCGTTCCGCCGCTTCCTGCCGGATACCTCGGCGCCGGTGAACGTGGAGTGGGGCGAAGAGAACCGCACTGTCGGCCTGCGAGTACCCGACGCAGGCCCGCAAAACCGTCGGGTGGAAAACCGCCTGCCGGGCGCCGATGCCAACCCCTACCTGGCGATTGCCGCGAGCCTGCTCTGCGGTTACATCGGCATGGTGGAAGGCATCACCCCAAGCGCACCCGTGGTTGGACGGGGTTACGAGCGACGCAACCTGCGTCTGCCGCTGACCATCGAAGACGCACTGGAACGCATGGAACACAGCGCGACCATCGAGAAGTATCTGGGCAAAAAATTCATCACTGGCTACGTCGCGGTCAAGCGGGCCGAGCATGAAAACTTCAAGCGCGTGATCAGTTCGTGGGAGCGGGAGTTCCTGTTGTTCGCCGTCTGA
- a CDS encoding aspartate aminotransferase family protein: MTSKNPQTREWQTLSSEHHLAPFSDFKQLKEKGPRIITNAKGVYLWDSEGNKILDGMAGLWCVAIGYGRDELADAASKQMRELPYYNLFFQTAHPPVLELAKAISDIAPEGMNHVFFTGSGSEGNDTMLRMVRHYWAIKGQPKKKVIISRKNGYHGSTVAGASLGGMTYMHEQGDLPIPGIVHIPQPYWFGEGGDMSPEEFGIWAANQLEEKILELGVDTVGAFIAEPIQGAGGVIIPPDSYWPRIKEILAKYDILFVADEVICGFGRTGEWFGSDFYGLKPDMMTIAKGLTSGYIPMGGLIVRDEVVDVLNEGGDFNHGFTYSGHPVAAAVALENIRILRDEKIVERVRAETAPYLQKRLRELNDHPLVGEVRGVGLLGAIELVQDKATRARYVGKGVGMICRQFCFDNGLIMRAVGDTMIIAPPLVITEAEIDELVTKARKCLDLTLSALQS, encoded by the coding sequence ATGACCAGCAAGAACCCGCAAACCCGTGAATGGCAAACATTGAGCAGCGAACACCACCTGGCGCCTTTCAGCGACTTCAAACAGCTGAAAGAGAAGGGCCCGCGGATCATCACCAATGCCAAGGGCGTTTACCTCTGGGACAGCGAAGGCAACAAGATCCTCGACGGCATGGCCGGTCTGTGGTGCGTGGCCATCGGTTACGGTCGCGATGAACTGGCCGATGCCGCCAGCAAACAGATGCGCGAACTGCCTTATTACAACCTGTTCTTCCAGACCGCCCACCCGCCGGTACTGGAGCTGGCCAAGGCCATCTCCGATATCGCGCCTGAAGGCATGAACCATGTGTTCTTCACCGGTTCCGGCTCCGAAGGCAACGACACCATGCTGCGTATGGTTCGTCACTACTGGGCGATCAAGGGCCAGCCGAAGAAGAAAGTCATCATCAGCCGCAAAAACGGCTACCACGGCTCGACCGTGGCTGGCGCCAGCCTGGGCGGCATGACCTACATGCACGAACAGGGCGACTTGCCGATTCCAGGCATCGTTCACATCCCGCAACCGTACTGGTTCGGTGAAGGTGGCGACATGAGCCCTGAAGAGTTTGGTATCTGGGCCGCCAACCAGTTGGAAGAAAAGATTCTCGAACTCGGCGTCGACACGGTCGGTGCCTTTATTGCCGAGCCGATCCAGGGCGCCGGCGGCGTGATCATTCCGCCAGACAGCTACTGGCCGCGGATCAAGGAAATCCTCGCCAAGTACGACATCCTGTTCGTCGCGGACGAGGTGATCTGTGGTTTCGGCCGAACCGGCGAGTGGTTCGGCAGTGATTTCTACGGCCTCAAGCCCGACATGATGACTATCGCCAAAGGCCTGACGTCCGGCTACATCCCGATGGGTGGCCTGATCGTGCGTGACGAAGTGGTCGACGTGCTGAACGAAGGTGGCGATTTCAACCACGGTTTCACGTATTCCGGACACCCGGTTGCCGCTGCGGTGGCACTGGAAAACATCCGCATTCTGCGCGACGAAAAAATTGTCGAGCGCGTTCGTGCAGAAACGGCACCTTATTTGCAAAAGCGTCTACGGGAACTGAACGATCACCCGCTGGTGGGTGAAGTTCGTGGGGTAGGTCTATTGGGAGCCATCGAGCTGGTTCAGGATAAGGCGACCCGGGCGCGGTACGTCGGCAAGGGTGTTGGCATGATCTGCCGGCAGTTTTGCTTCGACAATGGGCTGATCATGCGCGCCGTCGGCGACACCATGATCATTGCTCCGCCACTGGTGATCACCGAGGCCGAGATCGACGAACTGGTCACCAAGGCGCGCAAGTGCCTGGACCTGACCCTGAGTGCGCTGCAAAGCTAA
- a CDS encoding polyamine ABC transporter substrate-binding protein, giving the protein MKNTGKTLLALSLMGVMAGAAQADDKVLHVYNWSDYIAPDTIANFEKESGIKVVYDVFDSNETLEAKLLAGKSGYDVVVPSNNFLAKQIKAGVYQELDKSKLSNYGNLNKSLLKAVSVSDPDNKHAFPYMWGSIGIGYNAEKVKAALGIDKIDSWDVVLKPENIAKLKSCGVSFLDSPTEMLPVALHYLGLPSDSQKKEDLKKAEELFLKIRPSVTYFHSSKYISDLANGNICVAVGYSGDVQQAKTRAAEAGDKVKVSYAIPKEGAGSFYDMVAIPKDAENVEGAYKFMNYLLQPKVMAEITDAVRFPNGNAEATQYVNKDITSDPGIYPPADVQAKLYAIADLPAATQRELTRSWTKIKSGK; this is encoded by the coding sequence TTGAAGAACACTGGCAAGACCCTGCTCGCCTTGTCCCTGATGGGCGTGATGGCTGGGGCAGCCCAGGCCGACGATAAAGTCCTGCACGTTTACAACTGGTCCGACTACATTGCACCGGACACCATCGCGAACTTTGAAAAAGAGTCCGGGATCAAGGTCGTCTACGACGTGTTCGACAGTAACGAAACCCTTGAGGCCAAGTTGCTGGCTGGCAAGTCCGGTTATGACGTGGTTGTGCCGTCCAACAACTTCCTGGCCAAGCAGATCAAGGCGGGCGTTTACCAGGAGCTGGACAAGTCCAAGCTGTCCAACTACGGCAACCTGAACAAGTCGCTGCTCAAAGCGGTTTCTGTCAGCGACCCGGACAACAAGCATGCCTTCCCTTACATGTGGGGCTCGATCGGTATCGGTTACAACGCCGAGAAGGTCAAGGCCGCGCTGGGCATCGACAAGATCGACTCCTGGGATGTCGTGCTCAAGCCAGAGAACATCGCCAAGCTCAAGAGCTGCGGCGTGAGCTTCCTCGATTCGCCGACCGAAATGCTGCCGGTCGCCCTGCATTACCTGGGTCTGCCATCCGATAGCCAGAAAAAGGAAGATCTGAAGAAAGCTGAAGAGCTGTTCCTGAAGATTCGTCCTTCGGTCACGTACTTCCATTCGTCCAAGTACATCTCGGACCTGGCCAACGGCAACATCTGCGTAGCTGTCGGCTACTCGGGTGACGTCCAGCAGGCCAAAACCCGTGCCGCCGAAGCCGGTGACAAGGTGAAAGTCAGCTACGCGATTCCAAAAGAAGGCGCCGGCAGCTTCTACGACATGGTCGCTATCCCTAAAGATGCGGAAAACGTCGAGGGTGCCTACAAGTTCATGAACTACCTGTTGCAGCCGAAAGTGATGGCTGAAATCACCGACGCCGTGCGCTTCCCTAACGGGAATGCCGAAGCCACTCAGTACGTGAACAAGGACATCACCTCGGATCCGGGTATCTATCCGCCAGCCGATGTGCAGGCCAAGCTCTACGCAATCGCCGACTTGCCGGCCGCCACTCAGCGTGAGCTGACCCGCAGCTGGACCAAGATCAAATCCGGTAAATAA
- a CDS encoding polyamine ABC transporter substrate-binding protein yields the protein MPVSLFRNAMLVGAGLTLAVSVQAASTVHIYNWSDYIGQTTLADFEKATGVKPVYDVFDSNETLEGKLLAGRTGYDVVVPSNHFLGKQIKAGAFQKLDKSQLPNYSNLDPVLLKRLEMNDPGNQYAVPYLWGTNGIGYNVDKVKAVLGVDKIDSWAVLFEPENIKKLNSCGVAFLDSADEMLPTVLNYMGLNANSTNPDDYKKAEAKLLAVRPYVTYFHSSKYISDLANGNICVAVGFSGDIFQAKARAVEAGKGVKVAYAIPKEGGALWFDMLAIPKDSTNVKEAHAFINYVLKPEVIAQVSDVVGYANPNPGSDKLMEQSIRTDESVYPPQAVLDKTYVSVELPPKIQRLMTRSWTKVKSGK from the coding sequence TTGCCTGTTTCTTTGTTTCGCAACGCCATGTTGGTCGGCGCCGGCCTGACGCTTGCCGTCAGTGTTCAAGCCGCGTCCACCGTGCATATTTATAACTGGTCGGATTACATCGGGCAGACCACCCTCGCAGATTTCGAAAAAGCCACTGGCGTCAAGCCGGTGTATGACGTGTTCGACTCCAATGAAACCCTGGAAGGCAAGTTGCTGGCCGGGCGCACCGGCTATGACGTGGTCGTGCCGTCCAACCACTTCCTGGGCAAGCAGATCAAGGCCGGGGCGTTCCAGAAGCTCGACAAGTCGCAACTGCCGAACTATTCCAACCTCGATCCGGTGCTGCTCAAGCGCCTTGAAATGAACGACCCTGGCAACCAATATGCCGTGCCTTACCTGTGGGGCACTAACGGCATCGGTTACAACGTCGACAAGGTCAAGGCTGTGCTCGGCGTCGACAAGATCGATTCCTGGGCCGTGCTGTTCGAGCCCGAAAACATCAAGAAGCTCAACAGCTGTGGCGTGGCCTTCCTCGACTCGGCCGACGAAATGCTGCCGACCGTCCTCAACTACATGGGCCTGAACGCCAACAGCACCAACCCGGACGACTACAAAAAAGCTGAAGCCAAGTTGCTGGCGGTACGGCCTTACGTGACCTACTTCCACTCATCCAAGTACATCTCGGATCTGGCCAACGGCAATATCTGCGTCGCGGTCGGGTTCTCCGGGGACATCTTCCAGGCCAAGGCCCGTGCTGTCGAAGCCGGCAAAGGCGTGAAGGTTGCCTACGCGATTCCCAAAGAGGGCGGCGCGTTGTGGTTCGACATGTTGGCGATCCCCAAGGACTCCACCAACGTCAAGGAAGCCCACGCCTTCATCAATTACGTGCTCAAACCTGAAGTGATTGCTCAGGTCAGTGACGTCGTCGGCTACGCCAACCCGAACCCGGGCTCGGACAAGCTGATGGAGCAGTCGATTCGCACCGACGAATCGGTGTATCCACCGCAAGCGGTCCTGGACAAGACTTACGTGTCGGTCGAGTTGCCGCCGAAGATTCAACGTTTGATGACCCGCAGCTGGACCAAGGTCAAGTCGGGTAAATAG
- a CDS encoding ABC transporter ATP-binding protein, with amino-acid sequence MAVASGAYKKALEGDQTPKQVLVKIDRVTKKFDETIAVDDVSLEIKKGEIFALLGGSGSGKSTLLRMLAGFERPTEGRIFLDGVDITEMPPYERPINMMFQSYALFPHMTVAQNIAFGLKQDKIPSAEVDARVTEMLKLVQMSQYAKRKPHQLSGGQRQRVALARSLAKRPKLLLLDEPMGALDKKLRSQMQLELVEIIERVGVTCVMVTHDQEEAMTMAERIAIMHLGWIAQIGSPIDIYETPTSRLVCEFIGNVNIFDGEVVDDAEGHALITCKDLDRNIYVGHGISTSVQDKSVTYAIRPEKLLVTADMPTCEHNWSSGKVHDIAYLGGHSVFYVELPSGKIVQSFVANAERRGQRPTWGDQVYVWWENDSGVVLRS; translated from the coding sequence ATGGCAGTTGCCTCCGGCGCCTATAAGAAAGCCCTCGAGGGCGACCAGACACCTAAACAGGTGCTGGTCAAAATCGACCGGGTCACGAAGAAGTTCGACGAGACGATTGCCGTGGACGATGTGTCCCTGGAAATCAAGAAAGGCGAGATCTTCGCCTTGCTCGGCGGTTCGGGATCGGGCAAATCGACCTTGCTGCGCATGCTCGCAGGTTTCGAACGGCCCACGGAGGGGCGCATTTTCCTCGACGGCGTGGACATCACCGAGATGCCGCCGTACGAGCGGCCGATCAACATGATGTTCCAGTCCTACGCCTTGTTCCCGCACATGACCGTGGCGCAAAACATTGCCTTTGGCCTGAAGCAGGACAAGATCCCGTCGGCTGAAGTCGACGCCCGTGTGACCGAAATGCTCAAGCTGGTACAGATGAGCCAGTACGCCAAGCGCAAGCCGCACCAGCTCTCTGGCGGTCAGCGTCAGCGTGTTGCGCTGGCCCGTTCGCTGGCCAAGCGACCGAAGCTGCTGCTGCTCGACGAACCGATGGGCGCGCTGGATAAAAAACTGCGTTCGCAGATGCAACTCGAACTGGTCGAGATCATCGAGCGTGTCGGTGTGACGTGCGTCATGGTGACTCACGACCAGGAAGAGGCCATGACCATGGCCGAGCGTATCGCGATCATGCACCTGGGCTGGATCGCCCAGATCGGCAGCCCGATCGACATCTACGAAACCCCGACCAGTCGCCTGGTGTGCGAGTTCATCGGCAACGTCAACATCTTCGACGGTGAAGTGGTGGACGACGCCGAGGGCCATGCGCTGATCACTTGCAAGGACCTGGACCGTAACATCTACGTTGGCCACGGCATCAGCACCTCGGTGCAAGACAAGTCGGTGACCTACGCGATTCGTCCGGAAAAACTGCTGGTGACGGCAGACATGCCGACCTGTGAACACAACTGGTCGAGCGGCAAGGTGCACGACATCGCCTACTTGGGCGGGCATTCGGTGTTCTACGTGGAGTTGCCGAGCGGCAAGATCGTGCAGTCGTTTGTGGCCAACGCCGAGCGTCGTGGCCAGCGCCCGACATGGGGTGATCAGGTCTACGTCTGGTGGGAAAACGACAGCGGCGTGGTCCTGCGCTCATGA
- a CDS encoding ABC transporter permease subunit, which produces MPGGRHLVIGVPFIWLFMFFMLPFFIVLKISFAEADVAIPPYTQIYSFVDQKIQLLLNLGNYTMLGDDELYIAAYLGSLKMAFFSTLLCLLIGYPMAYAIASARKEMQTVLVLLIMMPTWTAILIRVYAWMGILSNNGLLNGFLMSMGWINEPLQILNTNLAVYIGVVYSYLPFMILPLYANLVKHDTSLLEAASDLGSSTFNSFWKITVPLSKNGIIAGCMLVFIPVVGEFVIPELLGGPETLMIGKVLWQEFFNNRDWPVASALAVVMLAILIVPIILFNRSQAKEMEGKE; this is translated from the coding sequence ATTCCCGGTGGCCGTCATCTGGTCATCGGGGTTCCGTTCATCTGGCTGTTCATGTTCTTCATGCTGCCGTTCTTCATCGTCCTGAAGATCAGCTTCGCTGAAGCCGACGTGGCCATTCCGCCGTACACCCAGATCTACAGCTTCGTCGATCAGAAGATCCAGTTGCTGCTGAATCTGGGCAACTACACGATGCTGGGCGACGACGAGTTGTACATCGCCGCCTACCTCGGCTCGTTGAAAATGGCGTTCTTCAGCACCCTTCTCTGTTTGCTGATCGGCTACCCGATGGCCTACGCCATCGCCAGTGCGCGCAAAGAGATGCAGACCGTGCTGGTGCTGCTGATCATGATGCCGACCTGGACCGCAATCCTGATCCGCGTGTATGCGTGGATGGGCATTCTCAGCAACAACGGTCTGCTCAACGGCTTTCTGATGTCGATGGGCTGGATCAACGAGCCGCTGCAGATCCTCAACACCAACCTGGCGGTCTATATCGGTGTGGTCTACTCGTACCTGCCGTTCATGATCCTGCCGCTCTATGCCAACCTCGTGAAGCACGACACCAGCCTGCTGGAAGCCGCATCGGACTTGGGTTCGAGTACCTTCAACAGCTTCTGGAAGATCACCGTTCCATTGTCGAAAAACGGCATCATCGCAGGCTGCATGCTGGTGTTCATCCCTGTAGTGGGTGAGTTCGTGATCCCGGAACTGCTGGGTGGTCCGGAAACCTTGATGATCGGTAAAGTGCTCTGGCAAGAGTTCTTCAACAACCGTGACTGGCCGGTGGCGTCTGCCCTGGCGGTGGTGATGCTGGCGATCCTGATTGTGCCGATCATTCTGTTCAACCGCAGTCAGGCCAAGGAAATGGAGGGTAAAGAATGA
- a CDS encoding ABC transporter permease subunit translates to MKRVRFSSLMLVLGLLFIYLPMLILVIYSFNASKLVTVWGGWSIKWYVGLLDNSQLMGSVVRSLEIACYTAIAAVALGTLAAFVLTRVTRFKGRTLFGGLVTAPLVMPEVITGLSLLLLFVAMAQMIGWPQERGIVTIWIAHTTFCAAYVAVVVSARLRELDLSIEEAAMDLGARPWKVFFLITIPMIAPSLAAGGMMSFALSLDDLVLASFVSGPGSTTLPMEVFSAVRLGVKPEINAVASLILLAVSIVTFMVWFFSRRAEESRKRAIQQAIEEGAADSWKQPDVRRAQAPEAV, encoded by the coding sequence ATGAAGCGCGTCCGTTTCTCCAGCCTGATGCTGGTGCTTGGCCTGTTGTTCATCTACCTGCCGATGCTGATCCTGGTGATCTACTCGTTCAACGCCTCGAAACTGGTGACGGTCTGGGGCGGCTGGTCGATTAAGTGGTACGTCGGTCTGCTGGACAACAGCCAACTGATGGGCTCGGTGGTGCGTTCGCTGGAAATCGCCTGCTACACCGCGATTGCGGCGGTAGCGCTGGGCACCCTGGCCGCCTTCGTGCTGACCCGCGTCACCCGCTTCAAGGGCCGTACACTGTTCGGTGGCCTGGTCACCGCGCCGCTGGTGATGCCGGAAGTGATCACCGGTCTGTCGCTGTTGCTGCTGTTCGTGGCGATGGCGCAGATGATCGGCTGGCCGCAGGAACGGGGCATCGTCACCATCTGGATCGCCCACACCACGTTCTGCGCGGCCTATGTGGCGGTGGTGGTGTCGGCGCGCTTGCGTGAGCTGGACCTGTCCATCGAAGAGGCGGCCATGGACCTCGGTGCACGGCCGTGGAAGGTGTTCTTCCTGATCACCATCCCGATGATCGCGCCCTCGCTGGCGGCGGGCGGCATGATGTCGTTCGCCCTGTCGCTGGACGATCTGGTGCTGGCGAGCTTCGTCTCCGGACCGGGTTCCACGACGTTGCCGATGGAAGTGTTCTCGGCCGTGCGTCTGGGCGTGAAACCTGAGATCAACGCCGTGGCGAGCCTGATTCTGCTGGCGGTGTCGATCGTGACCTTCATGGTCTGGTTCTTCAGCCGCCGTGCTGAAGAAAGTCGCAAACGTGCGATCCAGCAAGCCATCGAAGAGGGCGCTGCGGACTCCTGGAAGCAACCGGACGTACGCCGCGCACAGGCGCCGGAAGCGGTTTAA
- a CDS encoding penicillin acylase family protein: protein MKRVLTLLALLLVVLAAGAGWYVYSKQPTRQGQVELQRLQGSVTVRYDERGVPHIRAENETDLYRALGYVHAQDRLFQMEMMRRLSRGELAEVLGPKLIDTDKLFRSLRIRERAESYVAALDRQSPAWKALQAYLDGINQYQDSHAAPMEFDVLGIHKRAFTAEDSVSVAGYMAYSFAAAFRTEPLLTYVRDQLGSDYLNIFDLDWQPKGVLAKRQSSKAPVLSATDWKDLNAIARLSEQALADNGLPQFEGSNAWVISGTRTQSGKPLLAGDPHIRFSTPSVWYEAQLSAPGFELYGHHQALVPFAFLGHNLDFGWSLTMFQNDDLDLIAEKVNPDNANQVWYHGKWVDLVNTEQQIAVKGQASVTLMLRQSPHGPIINDVLGASVGKTPIAMWWAFLETQNPILEGFYQLNRADTLAKARAAAAKVHAPGLNIVWANAKGDIGWWAAAQLPKRPAGVKPEFILDGSTNQADKEGFYPFSANPQEENPARGYIVSANFQPVSPTGMEIPGYYNLPDRGQQLNRQLSDKSVKWDIDASQKLQLGTTTGYGPRLLAPLLPVLREVVGDPQELMLVEQLAKWKGDYPLNSTSATLFNQFVFNLTDGAFHDKLGDSFFETLLLTRVIDAALPRLAASPDSPWWDNHHTLGKETRADIVKAAWQAAIAHLKTTLGPDPSQWLWGEAHTLTHGHPLGMQKPLDRIFNVGPFEAPGSHEVPNNLSAKIGPAPWPVTYGPSTRRIIDFADPAHGLTINPVGQSGVPFDSHYDDQAEAYIEGVYQEAHFNEEEVTANTRSTLKLLPARVAQ, encoded by the coding sequence ATGAAACGCGTCCTGACCCTATTGGCCCTGCTACTTGTCGTCCTCGCGGCAGGCGCTGGCTGGTACGTCTACAGCAAGCAACCGACGCGTCAGGGCCAGGTGGAACTGCAACGCCTGCAAGGCTCGGTGACGGTGCGCTACGACGAACGCGGTGTGCCGCATATTCGCGCCGAGAACGAAACCGACCTCTATCGCGCCCTCGGTTATGTGCACGCCCAGGACCGGCTGTTCCAGATGGAAATGATGCGACGCCTGTCCCGTGGTGAGCTAGCCGAAGTCCTCGGGCCAAAACTGATCGACACCGACAAACTGTTCCGCAGCCTGCGCATCCGCGAGCGCGCCGAAAGCTACGTGGCCGCACTCGACCGCCAGTCCCCAGCGTGGAAGGCACTGCAAGCCTATCTGGACGGGATCAACCAGTATCAGGACAGCCACGCCGCGCCGATGGAGTTCGACGTACTGGGCATCCATAAGCGGGCGTTCACCGCTGAAGACAGCGTCAGCGTCGCCGGCTACATGGCCTACAGCTTTGCCGCGGCGTTTCGCACCGAACCGTTGCTGACCTATGTGCGCGACCAACTGGGCAGCGACTACCTGAATATCTTCGACCTCGATTGGCAGCCCAAAGGCGTGCTGGCCAAGCGTCAGTCCAGCAAAGCCCCAGTGCTCTCCGCCACTGACTGGAAAGACCTCAACGCCATTGCTCGCCTGAGTGAGCAAGCGTTGGCCGACAACGGCCTGCCACAGTTCGAGGGCAGTAATGCCTGGGTGATTTCCGGTACGCGCACCCAAAGTGGCAAACCGCTGCTGGCCGGTGATCCGCACATTCGTTTTTCGACGCCGTCAGTGTGGTACGAAGCGCAACTGTCGGCGCCGGGTTTCGAGCTCTACGGGCACCATCAGGCCTTGGTGCCTTTTGCCTTCCTCGGCCACAACCTGGACTTCGGCTGGAGCCTGACCATGTTCCAGAACGACGACCTCGACCTGATCGCCGAGAAGGTCAACCCGGACAACGCCAACCAGGTCTGGTATCACGGCAAGTGGGTCGACCTGGTCAATACCGAACAGCAGATTGCCGTGAAGGGCCAGGCGTCGGTCACGTTGATGCTGCGTCAATCGCCCCACGGTCCGATCATCAACGATGTACTCGGTGCCAGTGTCGGCAAGACGCCGATCGCCATGTGGTGGGCGTTTCTCGAAACCCAGAACCCGATCCTCGAAGGCTTCTACCAGCTCAATCGTGCCGACACTCTGGCCAAGGCCCGCGCGGCGGCGGCCAAGGTTCATGCACCGGGGCTGAACATCGTCTGGGCGAATGCCAAGGGTGACATTGGCTGGTGGGCGGCGGCACAACTGCCCAAGCGTCCGGCCGGGGTCAAACCGGAGTTCATACTCGACGGCAGCACCAATCAGGCTGACAAGGAAGGTTTTTATCCGTTCAGCGCCAACCCGCAGGAAGAAAATCCGGCACGCGGCTACATCGTCTCGGCGAACTTCCAGCCGGTTTCGCCAACAGGCATGGAGATCCCTGGCTACTACAACCTGCCGGATCGCGGTCAGCAGCTCAACCGCCAGCTCAGCGACAAGAGCGTGAAGTGGGACATCGACGCCAGCCAAAAACTGCAACTGGGCACCACCACCGGCTACGGCCCTCGCCTGCTGGCCCCCCTGTTACCGGTACTGCGTGAAGTGGTCGGCGACCCGCAAGAGTTGATGCTGGTGGAGCAACTGGCCAAGTGGAAAGGCGATTACCCGCTGAACTCCACCAGCGCCACACTGTTCAACCAGTTCGTGTTCAACCTCACTGATGGGGCGTTTCACGACAAGCTCGGCGACAGCTTTTTCGAGACACTGCTCTTGACCCGCGTGATCGATGCCGCGTTACCGCGGTTGGCCGCCTCACCGGATTCTCCGTGGTGGGACAACCACCATACGCTCGGCAAGGAAACCCGCGCCGACATCGTCAAAGCCGCGTGGCAGGCAGCTATCGCCCACCTGAAAACCACCCTCGGCCCTGACCCGTCGCAATGGCTATGGGGCGAGGCCCACACCCTGACCCATGGCCATCCGCTGGGCATGCAAAAGCCGCTGGACCGAATCTTCAACGTCGGCCCGTTCGAGGCCCCCGGCAGCCACGAAGTGCCGAACAACCTCTCGGCCAAAATCGGCCCCGCGCCGTGGCCAGTGACCTACGGCCCATCGACCCGACGGATCATCGACTTCGCCGACCCGGCGCACGGCCTGACCATCAACCCGGTCGGCCAAAGCGGCGTACCGTTCGATTCACACTACGATGACCAGGCCGAAGCCTATATCGAAGGCGTCTACCAAGAGGCGCATTTCAACGAGGAAGAGGTAACGGCCAACACCCGCAGCACCTTGAAGCTGTTGCCGGCGCGGGTGGCGCAATAA